Within the Miscanthus floridulus cultivar M001 chromosome 17, ASM1932011v1, whole genome shotgun sequence genome, the region CACGAGATCACAGCAACGACGAGGCCGCCGCTGCAACAGCACAAGCACAACAACAGCTAGAATTGCACAACCTCAGCATTTCTCAGCCCACTCTCTGTCCCAATATTGGTGCAGACGACGTTGTTTACTTGGTGGCCAGGGAGAAGTATCTGCACCCCAACGCATGGTTTCTTGCTGTTGACATGAAGATGCAAGGTACACTGAAACATGTGGCTTACATTGGCAATCAAGGTCATCCCTTTTGTCATCGCATCTACTGTCTTAGTAGAATATCCAAGTATACGCAGcggttgtggcttgtcgtaaacgatcgtaaatttccagccggaatagtatttttctctcacacaaaccagccagcagtacttcttcacgaaccagcaacgatacgaaccagtcaaccgaacaggctgacgaATCCCAAGATGAGGTTAAAAAGTTCGGCTACTGACCCATGTAATTAATTGGCTTCTTGTATCATATATTAAGCCTGTTTGGAACTGTTGGCTTGTTCGTAGCTGGTTCGTGaggaagtactgttggctggtttgtgtgagagaaaaatactgttcccgaCAAAGAACACTGTTCATGTGAACAGTGCACATATGAGAGGGCtggccagcaccagccagccagccgctcCAGCCGAACAGGCGGATTATCTGCAAATTAAATTGATGCCTACTCCTGTGATCTTTTTATATACTCATGATTCTTAGCTTTTTTATCCACTAGCTAGTCATCACTGTCCTGACATGTGTTTATCAAATGCTTTTGCAATCTGCTGTTCTTCTATTTATTAGTGTATTTGATTTGGCTTCTCGGTCATATATATGGTTTTGTGCATGCATGCGTTGAGTAAATTTTCCAAGAACTGCCTATGCCCGGAATCGGACATACTATCATTTTACTATTTGTACTGCTCAGTTAGTAATATTACAAATGGTTGAACTATTAGATGTTAGAAATATAACAGTGGATGTACACTATCATTTATTTTACACTTTCAGTTTTTCAGTTAGTAATGTTGCAAATTGTTGAACAACTAGATATTCGAAGTAGTGGACAGATGGGCATGGACATGTGTGTATCAGCGGATAAGGTGGCCCAGCCATAGGTCCATATGTGTGTGTCCTAATAAAGTAATAATTATTGTTTCCCTTGTACTAATGTACCCACTGATTTCAGTTGTCAATGAAGGAGAGAACACATATATAGCAAGATAGGAAAAATGTGAGAGTGCAATTCTAACAAACTATTAGGAGGACCTGGTGTCTTAATTGAATTGATGTTCCCAAGCAACTAGAAATTATTTTGTGTTATATACTGCTGACTCCAGAAGGGTCATACCCCTAAGGGATTATGTTTTCCTTATTAAAACCTACAGTAGTTGAGATTACGTTTCCCCAGTTGAATTATTTATGTGTGTATGTACAATCGTAAGGACACCATGTTAAATACTTTttccattccaaattacaagacattttgtcttgtctagatacataggtTTTTTTATACACTTAGATATCCACTATATCTAGATATACATAGTAAAAGTAACGTATCTACAAAAgttaaaatgtcttataatttaaaatggaggggGTATGACACAGTGGAAATGCAACTATTTTTTCTGTACGGATCTCTTACATCTCAATCAAATTATGGTACTCCACCAAGTATTTATGTTGTTTCGTTGTATGTTATAACAGTTTCTATGGACGAGGAAACTATAAAGCCGGTGCTGTGGAGGACCTATAATTTTGGTAAGGGCGGATGCTCTAGAGCCTCCTAGTTGGACATCTATCTGAGGATGCGTCTGCCACTGCTTGCGATGGAGTATTTAATAATCTCTTGTGATGTTTTATAGTGATCTTATGATGTCACTATGAAATGTATTTTGAGTTTCAAAGCTAGAGGATCTATGCTTGTGGATTTGAAGTTGTTTTCTATGCGTCGAACCAACTTGTATGGTAATGAAGTAAACATTAAGGAATTGGTTAAGCTTTAGAACATTATTTTGCTTGGTACACCAATACATCTTTATATTGTTAATTAGACAACGTATGACAGAAGTTGTTTATAGTTTGTCCTACCATATCACATCTTGCCCGTTAATCGTCCTTGAGAAAACTGCTTTTGGCACTACAAGCAAGTGCATCTACAGGGTCTCACGCACCGTGTCTTGAGAAAAGTGCCAAAATACAGACGGAAAAGGCGTAACTGCAACAAAAGGCCCTCAAAAGCATGAGGCAAACGACCTAAGTCATGGACAAAATTTCTCTTATTAGTCGCTTGGCTCCCCCACTGCACCATAGTCTAGCCTCTTTGATCTTTGCAATCATTATCATCGGAGATTTACACCGATGCTCGAAAGCCGTGAGTTATGCTCCCTCCATAGCTCCCAAATGTCAAGAAGCATCAATGATCTTACCACGCCGTCGCGCTGTCGTCGTAGCCATGTTTGGAAGGGAGAAGGGAGCAGGGGAGGGAGTGGCCTAGGACATGCGGCCGCTGGCCTAGTGAGCGAGAGGCGGAGAGGATTCGGCGCTTCGGTCGTTTGGGACTCGGAGAAGGACCGAGCGAGAGAGTTGCGGCTGGGAGGGAGGAAAATGAGAGAGAATGAGGATGGAGGTAGCTTTTATACCTAGGTTATCAAGAGCTACATCCAATGGTCAGGAATACTTGAAGATGATCCAACGACTGAGAATAACAGGGTCGCTATCGTGACGGCCTGTTAttcgtgccgtgcctgggccggcatTACGGGCCGACATGGCGGCCCAGGCATGGCACTACGACCGGGCCGTGTCAGGCACAGGCACGATGTGAGTCGGGCCGTGCCGGGCCTAGGCCATGCTTATTAGTGGCGTGCCTGTGCCGGCACATCGTGACCGCCCCAGTTGCCCAAGTATATTTGGGTACTCGCCATTCAACCAGCAGGCCAGAGTGCCAAAAAGATGCTATTGCTCTATTGCCGAGTGTGAtctcaaaaattttcaccccaaactattacatcgaatcttgcggcacatgcatggagtattaaatatagacgaaaaaaaactaattgcacagtttggttggaaatcgcgagacgaatgttttaagactaattagtccaagattagccataagtgctacagtaactaacatgcgctaatgatggattaattaggcttaataaattcgtctcgcagtttccgggcgagctatgtaattagtttttttttattagtatccgaaaaccccttccaacatccccgaaacatccgatgtgacatccaaaaattttcatttcgcgaactaaacacagccttagtcTTATTAAGATAAACAAACAGTGGATGCAGAAACTGGCAAAATTTTGGAGCTATATATACCTACAACACTTTTGGAGCTACGTACACGAATTGACGAATACCGAGAAAAAAGTGTGCCTCCTTGTCCTATATTAGCATGGGAAGAGCCTCCTGAGGTTGTCAGTGGGGTTGGCCAGCCACGCGCAGAACAggcctgcggcggcggcgacagaCGCGGCCGAGAGCGCGGCCAGGCAGCCGAAGTGCGCGGCGTCCCCGGCGACAGCGGCGACAGCCATCATGGCGAGCTCGGCGAGGCTGGCCACCGCGATCTCCGTGGCGCCGATCAGCTTGGCCTTCCCCACGGGGTTCCCCGTCTGCACCACCTGCAGCCCGATGACGCTGTACGCCATGTGCCCCAGCCGCGACGCCACCTGCATTGCATGCATACCATCATGACGTTCAGGTCCTCCGATCGAGCTCAGAGTCTCCATGCCGCCGTGATGAGAATAGAAGGGAGTGTCGATGGGTGGCCTTACGATGAAGCCGAGGAAAGCGAAGAGGGCGCCGCGCCGCGAGACGGGGCCGGTGACGAAGACCACGACCGCCGCGCCCAGGAGCGCGCTCTGCGCGACCAGCCCTGCCGCTCCGGCCTGTCATGGTGCACGGAACGAAGAACACACAGCGGCGGTGTCAGAACTGAGTAACTGACACACGGTCGAACGCGTTGTTCCTGGCAAGCATGTTATGGGCTGACCTTGAGAATGCCCAGCTCCTTGACAAGGTATGGAGTCACGAACGTGGCCAGGATCCCCACCACTGCCGACGACCCGCCGAACGCGCCGAGCACCGACGCGCTCGCGCCTGCCAACGCGAGGAAGCGCCATGACGAACAAGGAGTGTATTGCGAACGAAGCCGACGACGACAGCGCGCACGGGCGGGTGTATGTACGTACCATGGTGGATGAGGAAGGTGGTCATGAGAGCGCCGGGCGCGAGCGCGACGTTGAAGCAGACGAGCACGTAGGCGAGGCTCGCCGGGAGGACGGGCTGCCGGAGGTACTCCGTCCAGCCGCGCCTGATGGTCTCCCAGGCCTCGCCGACCGCCGTGCTCCTCCCATGTCGTCCGGACCGCTCGAGCGGGGCCGGACTAGCACTAGCAGCAGAGCGGTCGAAGATGCCGTCGGCGAGCCGATTCATGGCGCCGCCTAGAAAAAACAGAAGGGGCAGGGAACAGAGCGAGATGGCGCAGGAGAGCCGGACGCAGGTCACCGGGTCGTTCCTGGCGAGCAGCACGGCGAAGATGGACGCCCCCGCCGTCTGCACTCAAAAACGCATCACGGAGAAGATGATGATCGGACGGGGATCGCTACTACGTCGCCTTGAACTGCAGTGGTCACTGGTCAGGTCAAGAGATGATTGTACCTCGCAGAGGAGATCGACCCTGCTGAGCGCCGCGTTCGCCCGCGCCAGCGCGATCGGCCTGCCTTCACCTGCTAGCTAGTTCAGCCAGCCACAGTGTCAGAGATCTCATCATTCTCATGAGAGGAAATGGTTCCAGGTCTGAACATCTCTTTGCATTGGCAATGTCGTGTACCTGGACGACGAAGTCGCGCTCTGCGATGACGCCGAGGGAGACGCAGGAGAGGCGGTCGACGGCCGTGGACGCCACCAGCACGGCGAACCACGGCTGCAGGAGCAGCGCTGAGGCAGATGAAGTTCGAGGGACGGTGAAGGCGTACGTGACCATCGCCGCCGACACCAGGTGCGCAGCCGTCTGGATCACCGTCAGTGATCGGTACGCGGGGATACGAGGGAGCGAGCTCACGAGATCCCCCACCAGCGGGCCCGCCGCGAACACCACGAGCTGCGCACGCATCGGATCGCACGCCGGCCTCAGTCAGAAACTCGGAACTAGTCTGCAGAGAGTGTGGCAGAGCATGGCCGGCGCACGCGCACCTTTGAGAAGAAGCCGAGGACGGCGACGGGGAGGAGGCTCGGGTGCAGCGTGGCGATGGCGGCGGGCCAGGTGAAGTTCCACAGCTGCTCGGTCACGTTCCCGGCGAGGCAGGCCGCGCACAACGCTGCCATGTTCAGTTCAGTTGGAAACGTACGTGAGCAACGAGTACTCGAAATtggtgcttgcttgcttgctgagCGAGCACCTGCGTACCGTTCATGGCAGCCGGGTAAGCAGCGTCTTCTCTTCCTCCCGAGAGGCTAACATCCTCGTCGTCTCCGTTCTCAAGAGCGGTGATGCCGAGAGACGAGTCGCCGACGCCGCCGGCCGGGGGCGCGTCGGCCTTGAGCAAGCTCAGCTCCGTCTGGAGGATGTCCGAAGACAGCTGGAAGAACGGAAGTTCGTCGacctctgcctcctcctcctcggctgtGTCCAGGCCCGCCGCCGTCGCGCTCGCGCCGCCGCGGTCTGATGCGGAGGCGCAGCTCGGGGGGAAGCGCCTTGCTGGACAGCTGTATGCGCACACACGCAGGTCCCCAGTGAGTTCTCACGATCGGATCCTGGGGTGGGATAGATTACAAGAGTAGGGAGGACAGAGGAAGGAGCAGAGCATGAGGCGCGCGCACGGtacctggccggcggcggcgcgattCGACGGCCGGCCGGGCTCGGATTGGGCGATGCCATTGTTGCTCGGGGAAGGAGGGGGCGGCTCCAGGTAGAGGCCTCGTGGGACGGAGGCGGCGACAGCAACCTGGACACGAACGGCGCCATGGCCGCTGCCCGGTCCAAGGCGCCGTCGTCTCGTCCGGCGGGCAGAGGGGGACGCGCGGGAGACGAAACGGATAAGGTGCTTTCGTCTCGTGAGCCAGGCCTTCCAATCCAAAGCCTTCACCCGGAATTTTCCACTCTAATAAGTTACTGTTGGGCCCAGAAGACCTGGGCAAGAGAACAGCCCAATTACAATGGTTACTCGTAAGGCTGATTGGGCCGGCCCATGTTCCCTGGTCGCGAAAAAAATTTGGGGCGGCCCATGCACGCTGGGCAATTGAGAGCGCACTGCACTGCACTCCCGCTCCCTCTGAAAACgagatatttaactttttaccattataacggaTGTCACCTCTTCATATACCACTCTTAAAATTGATCTTACATATTTACGTCGAGAGAGAGAAATTCATAACTTTAAGCCATTTTTGCATACGTGGCATGACACGTAGGGAAGCCAGCGTGTCTATGGGATGCGAAATGACTTTGTTACCTCTCAGCTCCGCCTCTTCCTCCCTCCTAGACACGAGCAGTAGCAGATGAAGCCGGTGAGCGTAAGGTCTAAGCACCACCCCAGCTAGCAGCGCTGCTCCGATGGCGAACGCAGGCACGAGATCCGCCGCGGGCGCGGGCTCTACCGCGCGTGCGTCCCCATACCCGGCATGCCTCCCCCATGGTCGGTCGCGCGAGGTCCAGCTCCTCCCCTTCTGGCTGCGCGAGCTCCTAGGTCCAGCGAGGTGCCACCATGTTCGTCGCCCCGCGGGGGAAGCTGGCTCGCCGGTACCGACAGCGACCGCGCACGAAGAGACGCGGCGCAGCTCGTCTGTGGACGGGGATGCGCGTCCTCCACCGGCGAGGAAATAGAGGAGCACGAGGAGGCACGCGGCCGCCATGTtcgtcgccgacgccgaggagGCCGTGCTCTAGGTGCCGCCATGTTCGTCGCCGGCATCGGGCGCGCCCGTGGCCCCGGCTGCCTTGCCCCCAACTTCCCCTATGTCCTGTCAGCCGCCACCATGGACCCCATCGTCGGCTATGGCCGGAGCTCGAGCGAGGAAGGGATAGAGATAGAAGAAATAGATGAGGGGCAAAAATGTCATTTCTCGTGACCGGTCTATGCTGTCAGGTCCGAGTTGAcatgccacgtcagcaaaaatAGTAAGAATCAATCAAATGCCCTCTCTCGATGGTAAATATGTAGGAGCAATTTTAAAAGTGGTATACGAAAAGGTCACATAAGTTATAAcgataaaaagttaaatatcccctacAAAAGAAGCCGCTTGTCCCCTTCCCCCACTCGGCCACTCCCACTCCCGCTGGCCGCACGCAGCCCGACAGGCGACAGGCGTCCGCAGGCCGCAGCACCTCGGCTCCGGCTCGAACCCATCCCTCGGCCCGCGTCCTCACTCCTGCGGGAGGGCGGTGCAAGCGGAACCAGCCGCCAATGGCAGGTGCGTACCGCGCCTGGCGAGCCGGCCGCGCGCGCGTGCGGCCTTTTGCGTATCTGACCGggttctcctctcctctctcgcaGCTGCGCGGCGGCCGGGGGCGAAGCCCaggagcggcggcgcggggaggAGGAGCGCGTGGCTGGCGGCGGACGGGAGCAAGCTCTGGGGGGAGGCCTTCTTCCTGCTCTACACGCCCTTCTGGCTCACGCTCTGcctcggcgtcgtcgtccccttcaaGCTCTACGAGGTGCTTGCTGCTCCTCCATCTCATCATCTTGTGTTCATCTAGACCCACAACATGATTCTTGGTTGCTTATTGGTCGGTCCGTCGATCGGGTTGTCGATTGGATCTACTGGATCTCGACGAGCACAATGTGGCACGATCACGAGATCAGGATGTGCTGTTGCGTGAATAAACTATTGATACATTACTATCTTTCTGCCCATTCTTGGCTTCTTGTGCCATGTACAGAGGTTCACGGAGCTGGGGTACCTGATCCTTGGCTTGGTGTCCACCGTGCCGGCGTTCGTCATCCCCCTCTTCCTCGTAGGGAAGGTAATCCATAAATAAATACCACCCTCCTGTTCTGTTCCCTCGGCTGTGGCTGCTCATCTCGCCAACATATGTATGCTTTTCTCTTTTCTGTTCAAGTAAGGTCATATAATATGTATGCTTTATGTTAATTCTTCAGAATATAAGGTACACGTGATTTTTCTGTAATCCACACCAGTGAGGGGGCACTGCTCGTGTTAACATATTGCTAATATATCAACTATCTACCACTACCATTAGGTGAGAATGTGAGAAAGGAATAGCAAGTAGTTGGCAAACTAATAAAATGCAGAGCAGACTGGTACGGGGAGAGAGGGCAAGATACACGATGCTCTGTTGCTGGAAGATCATTAGATTTAAGCCCACTCCAGTATGGGCCCTCTTTGCTGTTTGTGTTTTCCCCCTCTGCCCTGAGACATGCTGCATTTGTCAGCCACAAGCCCTGTGGCATGCCTGCGTTGATGCTGCCGGTCATGTgctcttcttttcaactttgATAGCACCTGTTATCTTTAATCATGTATCAAAAATAGGCTCATTTTCCAGTTTCATAAAAAAAGCATGTTCATTTTTGTGATTTGTCAAGACAACCTTATGGGGGATTTGTATAATTCATACAAGGTTATGTTCAGTATGTCTGAATAGTGTCCTTTGTTCTGTTGTACCAGTACTTTGCTTCCAGCTTACATGCTGGCTATCATTTTGGAGATTAAAAGAAAACTGGTGTTTGACTTTCTTTGGTTCCCTTAAAGATGTTGCCATTCATTTTTGTATTAAAAATGCAGCCATTTTATTAATATTATTTATTTAACACGAACCTTTCTTCTTATTGTAAAGCGAATTCATATGTTCAGAAACTAATTTATCCTTAACTTCACTTTTCAGGCAGATAGTGTTAGAAATTTGAAAGATCGATACTGGGTCAAGGTAATTATTTTCATTTGTGAATCACTTGTGACAATTTAGGTTTATAAATATTAAAGAATTCTTTTCATGGAATAGCCCAACATTGTGTAAATTATATTTGTTCACTGTACATCAGATCCTATAATATTAAGCTAGTTAACTCTAATGAGTTTTAATTTCACCTAGTGAGTGCAGAAAAACTATGCAGGAAATTTGCGGAAATATACCAATTTGTATCTGATGAATTGGGACTTTTAAAATCGTTATGATTTGAATTCAGTGTGCAGCTACTCTAATGATTCTGTAGCAAGCTACCATATAAAGAACTAGACCTGTACTTCTCAATTGTTTATGGATTTCCTTTTACTAGTGAGATTTGTTGGTTCAGTTTATCTTTTCAAAACCATTTGCTAAATCCAAAACACATCTTACCATTGCAGGCTAATATTTGGATTATAATTTTTAGCTATGTTGGTAACTACTTCTGGACACATTACTTCTTCACAGTTCTTGGCGCGTCATATACTTTTCCATCATGGAGGATGAATAATGTAAGGCTTGATGGCTTCTAGATGTTCTCCCTTATTTTCAGTGGCATCTTTGTTATGCAGATGCACAGTTACAAGTACTGCAACTTGTTTGTCATGTGTTCCAACACTGCATGTGATAGTACAGCTAGAGGTTTCATGTTTGCAATCCTACATCACCGCAGTTAAACTGAATTTTCTCTATCTTAGATAAATTCTGGCCAATTCAATGTATTGAAATTTCGATGTGATGTCATAGTAATAGATGACTATGTACTACTAATACTTGTTGGTGCTGTTCTTAAGGTCTACTTGGATAAAATTGAATAGAGaagttattgttattattttattgATAAGGAAGATCCAGGATGGTTGTGGAACAGGGGAAATCCGTTACCTCGATCACATCACAATTTGGAGTAACTGGATTATTAGTTTAATTAACATATTTTTTTATAACAAGGTTTGGAATGATATGTTCCTGTTTCCCTACTTTCAGTAAATGACAGAGAAAATGGTATGTGGAACCACTCTGGTTTCAGAATCTGAATCCAAGCTTGCAGGGTTCACCTGCATTAGCACTTTCAGAAAAACTGACAATAGAAATTAGACAGTTGAGCTGGCATGTATGTTCTGCAATCATTTTAAGAAGAGAGAAAAATGTGTCCAAGAACCTTGTTCCCATTTTTTCTGAGTTAATGATTGATCACAGTTGCAGTGTTATTTATGATTTTTTAAATTACTTTCATGTTTCAGGTACCCCATACGACGTTTCTTCTGACCCATGCTTGTTTCCTGTTCTATCATATGGCGTCAAATATGACACTCCGTAGATTACGTCACTCTACAGTTCACTTACCACAGTCTGTTCGCTGGTTATTTGAAGCTGCATGGGTTTTAGCACTGTCATACTTCATAGCGTACCTGGAGACCCTAGCCATTGCAAATGTATGTTCTAGCTTATATTTACCTTTTCACTTTCTAGTTCTAGTACGATCAGTTTTCCTTTTATATAGAAAGTTTGAAAAATTAATCTCTTAGTATTACACTAAATAGTTTAATGCTCACCCCAATTTGTAGTAGTAATGTTGTATATCTCTTGTTTAGTTCATTGGGCATTTGCAAATTAGTGTTGATGTTGACATGCTGGACCTGGTAGACATTTCAGGACATTTAGACATACCTAGTCGTTGACAATAGCAGATAAAACTTATAGATAAGCCATAGGTTTTAGGACTCGTTATCTCATAAGTCATGTGGATGTACCATCAGTTGCAATTTTTTGTATAATATGCTACTTCCAATTCTTTTTCAAGAGAGCAATGTGTTAGTTTCATTTGACCATTGTCACACTCCAATAAAACTTGAAATTATAGTATCAAAGTACTTGGTGTATtatcataagatcatgcaagtaTAGTCATAGAGTTTAAATAATTGAGAGGACCCATCAAATAATTTATTTCAGCATGATATCCTTCCTATTAGTCAAGTGAGAAACAATATAGCTTTAAGGTGGTTGATGGATaagtcatgtgtggctggtctttgtggggctgttgttgctcacatggtccttgtagctgtttttctgtttttaggacagcatcttagactagaggacagcatcttagaggacagcatcttagactagaggacaacatcttagctaggacagcatattagcatcttagactagcatcttagactagcatcttgacatatgcttggctggctagcagcctataaatatgtaaccccaacccctcaggttggtatggcatttgtgtgagcttgtgtgagaaatagacaagaaaattgccctaactcctagtgtcatcctctctcgatgagagtaagaattctcctactaccaagagtgagaattcagcgactaacaagtggtatcggagccgtagtaTCCTGTAGcatgagcatctcctgctcatccccTTGCCCAGCctcgcaacagccccagctgagagtagcagcagctccggccgctcctgttcactcctctcccagctcgtctgaagcagccctctccccacgcagtagccccccggtagcgcgtcatatccgcagggcagtctcagcgctcggtcgcctcgagcacgcggcgtcggcaggaggccgaacttgccgcagcagaggaacgcgagcgagcggcggcagagactgctgcggcggcggcaagggcgtcgaggttggcagcggcggagctggcagcagccagagcggaggcggaagcggcggcggcggcgaatgcagcgcgtgcggcggcggcggaggtcgaggctctgcgcggcagcatcggcagctccatttccgctgacgacaccgccgacgcagacctcgagctgctagagagggaggcagcgcga harbors:
- the LOC136517963 gene encoding cycloeucalenol cycloisomerase-like translates to MAAARRPGAKPRSGGAGRRSAWLAADGSKLWGEAFFLLYTPFWLTLCLGVVVPFKLYERFTELGYLILGLVSTVPAFVIPLFLVGKADSVRNLKDRYWVKANIWIIIFSYVGNYFWTHYFFTVLGASYTFPSWRMNNVPHTTFLLTHACFLFYHMASNMTLRRLRHSTVHLPQSVRWLFEAAWVLALSYFIAYLETLAIANFPYYEFVDRDIMYKVGSLFYAIYFIVSFPMFSRIDEKDEKWNLSRVAVDSLGAAMLVTIILDLWRIFLGPIVPIPESRQCGQPGLAWFQVQNEST
- the LOC136518798 gene encoding solute carrier family 40 member 3, chloroplastic-like isoform X2, whose translation is MAPFVSRLLSPPPSHEASTWSRPLLPRATMASPNPSPAGRRIAPPPASCPARRFPPSCASASDRGGASATAAGLDTAEEEEAEVDELPFFQLSSDILQTELSLLKADAPPAGGVGDSSLGITALENGDDEDVSLSGGREDAAYPAAMNAVELHLARRHRHAAPEPPPRRRPRLLLKARGVRGGPAGGGSRELAPSYPRVPITDGDPDGCAPGVGGDGHVRLHRPSNFICLSAAPAAVVRRAGGVHGRRPPLLRLPRRHRRARLRRPAGEGRPIALARANAALSRVDLLCETAGASIFAVLLARNDPVTCVRLSCAISLCSLPLLFFLGGAMNRLADGIFDRSAASASPAPLERSGRHGRSTAVGEAWETIRRGWTEYLRQPVLPASLAYVLVCFNVALAPGALMTTFLIHHGASASVLGAFGGSSAVVGILATFVTPYLVKELGILKAGAAGLVAQSALLGAAVVVFVTGPVSRRGALFAFLGFIVASRLGHMAYSVIGLQVVQTGNPVGKAKLIGATEIAVASLAELAMMAVAAVAGDAAHFGCLAALSAASVAAAAGLFCAWLANPTDNLRRLFPC
- the LOC136518798 gene encoding solute carrier family 40 member 3, chloroplastic-like isoform X1, whose product is MAPFVSRLLSPPPSHEASTWSRPLLPRATMASPNPSPAGRRIAPPPASCPARRFPPSCASASDRGGASATAAGLDTAEEEEAEVDELPFFQLSSDILQTELSLLKADAPPAGGVGDSSLGITALENGDDEDVSLSGGREDAAYPAAMNALCAACLAGNVTEQLWNFTWPAAIATLHPSLLPVAVLGFFSKLVVFAAGPLVGDLVSSLPRIPAYRSLTVIQTAAHLVSAAMVTYAFTVPRTSSASALLLQPWFAVLVASTAVDRLSCVSLGVIAERDFVVQLAGEGRPIALARANAALSRVDLLCETAGASIFAVLLARNDPVTCVRLSCAISLCSLPLLFFLGGAMNRLADGIFDRSAASASPAPLERSGRHGRSTAVGEAWETIRRGWTEYLRQPVLPASLAYVLVCFNVALAPGALMTTFLIHHGASASVLGAFGGSSAVVGILATFVTPYLVKELGILKAGAAGLVAQSALLGAAVVVFVTGPVSRRGALFAFLGFIVASRLGHMAYSVIGLQVVQTGNPVGKAKLIGATEIAVASLAELAMMAVAAVAGDAAHFGCLAALSAASVAAAAGLFCAWLANPTDNLRRLFPC